The following is a genomic window from Xenopus laevis strain J_2021 chromosome 2L, Xenopus_laevis_v10.1, whole genome shotgun sequence.
cgttataggatcttgtttctgagattcctggtgcttctgtgctattgagcttttgctattctgtgaTTTTGATCACCTGGTTTGGCCCCTGTCTCCttctgacgattctgacttccaAAATCCTGACCCTGACTGGTGACTGACTCCTCTATTCCGtaaccctcctgattgatctcctggtttgacccttgcctgcctgactccgtttgtactctgctgcctgccccgaccccgCCTGATTGACTTCGCTttctgtctacaccttgtaccacgaccttctgcccaaaagactttgcattaccgttgtgcccctttgcttgttcagaacccctcgctttgcacctctcttattaagacctggcggcatccgactagccgagggctcctccggGGGTGAAAGGCGTTAAAGGCAGAAacaagagccaagaacagggtgcttagcattggttctgaatttagggtgccgactgtgacaccTGTATGGCTCAGTCTTTCCCAGACTGGAACCACAGCAGCAGCACCTTCTTTTGGCAACATACAAATACTGATGCCTCTTTCTCAGCTACTTTGGATGTTACTTTCTCCCGCACTGCCGGTGACTTCTTTCCCAGGAGGACCTTCCCATAACCCTACACGACCCTACTCACACCGTGCCGATAATCAGAGCAAGCCAAGACCCCTCAGCATCTCCTACATCTCCTCCTCGTCTTTTGACATCTTTCCACAATCGATCTTGCCCAAAGTGCAAGCAACACATTATTGCGGCCGTACCACCACCCTCCAGCAGTTCAACACATACCAACTACTCCTGGCGAAGGACTCTTGCCACTACATAGATGGGCACCAACATCCAACAAAGTGAAAGGTAAGTGGGGGGGAGACAGTCCCACATCTGGAGTAGCCACTGCGCCCGTCCTCTGGCAACCCTGCTAATAATAAGGCTTATCAGTCCTTCGGGTTTGATACTGACCCCGAAATTGGGTGGAGGACTGTTCCCAGTGGGCACAGAAAAAGAGTATTATGGGTTTTCTTTCAGGTTTGTCTGtatagacatatacagtatatttattttgctaCACTTGCAGAATTTCTCTACTTTTTCATTTCTCCTTCAGGTTGTTACTAGCAGGTGCAGTTCTTCTCTTTAACCTCAGCCGAGTAGGGTTTATCTTcctaaaatgctttatttttctacaaccctgacacatttatttaaaacaaacattattaAATGAGATCCTATTGCTATTGCTTCAAATGGTCCTTCTGTTTGGCGGGGGTCCACGtgaatgttaacttttagtatgttgtagaatgaccaaatctaagcaacttttcgattggccttcattttttcttttctatagttttccagctttgaaatggatgtcactgaccccatctaaaaaaacaaatactctgtaaggctacaaatgtattgttattgttactttttattcctcatctttctattcaggcctctcctattcatattccagtctcttattcacatcaatgcatggttgctaggggaatttggaccctagcaacccgatgactgaaatagcaaactggagagctgctgaataaaaagctataagcaaaaaacacgaataataaaaaatgaaaaccgattgcaaattgtctcagaatatccctctctgcatcctactaatggttaatttaaagatgaacaaccccatttaaagCTGATCATATTTGAGTTGCCAATTTGACCCCTTTAGACcgagttggcagtttatctgcctgtgtatgtgcCCTCCCCAATCTGGGTGAAAATCGGAACAGATATCTATTAATGAGGTTTAAATATCCCATTGGGGCAAGGACGGCATTGGTTCTCTACTGACAGTCTACATTTACCTTCCAGGGGTCGCACAATAATATTAGTCGGCACAATGTGtccatatcagggaaagatctgcttgtttgacaaCCTCACTAAATGAGCAGAACTCCCAGAACTCCCAGATAGAGAGATACGGACTGACTGTGGCTCCAACATTAGTGGGGATGAGGGATCACAGTAGGTAGGATTTGCCTTGGGTCAGACACAGAAAGTGACCATTTCTTTTATCTCTTTCACCATCTGAAGCAGTGATTGTGGAGACCCCCCTTTATGGCACAGTGCAGCTCCCCTGCAAGTTTCCATTTGTGACTGAGTTCCAGGATTCCATTGTGACGTGGGTGAAAGTATCTGATAGAGATAATGATGTTGCACCTCAGGTGGTTCACAGCTTTCAACGTGGACAAGACATCACAGAGGATCAGGATCCATCATATAAAGGGCGAACCTCTATATCTCCAGAGATGTCCAAAGGCAAAATGGATCTCACTCTCACCGATGTGACCTTTGATGATGAGGGATCTTATTACTGTCAGGCAGCCAATAGGCTCTCCAGAGAATTCAAGGAAATCCAACTCTCCATAACCAGTAAGTGGGATTCTCTTATAGAGGAATAATATATTTCAGCCCTTTAGGGATTCTCCAAGCAGTGGGGATCATGGGAGATTTACAGGGCAGCACAATTGCATGGTGGGTAACGTTGCTGCCTTGGTTCAGTTCCAGTTCTCCACAAGTCTCACCGGGTTTCCACCCAAAAGCCACAGGCAGGTTATAGTGACCAATTGTCAGTGTGATAGTGTTGATGTTAAACTGTAACCTCCACTGAGGCCGGGGTAGATCTGATGACTTGTGTAtaagtgctgtgcaatatgtcCGCCCTATATAGAAAGAAGATCATTTCTGTGGCAGTTGAGTGTGGCAGTTGGGTTCTTTAATTGGTACAGAAGTGACAGACTGATGATGACATGTAGATGTatgagctttataaataagcccacGGTGTGTTTGGGGGTACAAGCCTTTGTCCTTATACAGAGGCCAGTGTCGCTGCTAATGATTGGCTCTCACTTTCAGGTTTAGGCGCAGAAGATCCCTCTGTTACAACTGACGGGGAGAATCGGCTGAAGTGCATGAGTGAAGGACTTTACAAAGACCCTCAAGTTCAATGGCAGGACAGAGATGGCAATGATTTCTCCAGTTATGGAAAGCTGAATGTCACTGATCTCGGTGATGGGAGGAAGAAGGTGGAGTCAGTGCTGGAATATCCATATGAGACCAACAAGCAATACTTCTGTCATGTGAAGGAGGGGAGACTGAGAAGATCTGCCAGAGCTGTGGTGTCAGGTAATGGGACGAGACAATATGATGGGAGTTTATTAAAGGGGCCACACATGCAGCAATACAGTAGCATATTTTGGTTGATGCCTCTTCTCTGGGGTAAGTATGGTGCCAGGTCAGTGCTGTTTGCCCATTACAGTCACACAATGTCTGAGCAGGGTATGAGGAATATACATCGAATTATTGGCAGGAACTGTCGGCATCAGTGAGAAGTCTAAAGCCATAGGAGTCCGACCACAACTGGACTAAATGTAGCACCATCCATCAGATGTGAGGCCACTTTGGTCATGTCAGTGGCTTGAATAGTATTTGGACAGATGGCCCCACATAAATGCAGAAAAGCAAGTTAAAGATCAGATGTTTCAGTTCATAAGCTTCAGAACACGGCCAGTTATTCAGTTGGGTCGGAACGTGGCCACAATTCCTGAGCAAATGCCCAGctcaaaataacattttgcctaataaaaagtaaatataattccaagcaacttcccaatataaatgtatttctaatttCCATGGTTTGAAATGTATGTGTAACTGTAACTGATACTGAATGcagtgtctgtcccctgtatccAATGGATACAAAACATTGACACTATTGGGAATGGTACTTGTGCCCATACACACTCCTTTacaaccagggccaccatcagaaatcatggacCCCCATACTGCCCTCCTGCAGGAGCCAATTATTATTCCACTTCTCACCTAGGCTTCCTGGGTCGTAgaccctgccaacaagtagaatgagCCTGTGACTACAAAAGAcctataaacaaatacaagaaatgttgtgcacaaaatgtcttaaatatatcgataatgggttgagtgcagaggatctctctTATCTACCCTGTCCATGCCCCATCCCTTTAGAGACCCTCAGATCTCATCTCTAGATCTCTTGGGGAACCTTCTGTCTAAGATCCCCTGAATGGAGCACACTCTGTAACCCCTAAACGTGGTCCTGTTTTGCtttacacaccagtattacctgCCAGCTTTTGCTGCAAAGGAATCCTGGCATGACCTTGAATAACAACAGGGACATCAAACATGTGCATTTAGGGTATTTTTGGGGGATCCCTTCGCCAGGGGTTATTAACTTAAAATGTTACTGTGTGAGGCCTAATGCCTAATGTTCCTGTTGTGGATAAACAGACGCTGGTGATTGTTTCTGTATCCTGTAATTACTGTGAGCCTAGAGCTTCCAGCCATACTATATAATCTAATGAATCAGCGCTAGTCCTGTTATTAATGATGTTCCCATTGGGCACTGATAGGTCAGCTCTAAAAACCAGAATGGCTAcgtctcaaggcaagagatgggcaataaatatataaatatataaataattggggCTTATGGGGGGCAGACCCCTAAGATGAAAGTGTATGGAGCAGAAGCTGAGATCGGATTCCTATAGGATTATAATTCTAATCTTGTGTCTCTTTCAGATGGGAAGGAACCTGTCTTTATTAAGGATGATCCGTAATCTCCAGCAACGAGAAGCTTTTACCCTGTGATGATGCCACTCAGCTTCTAGTTTGCCAACATATGATTGCTTCAATATTCACTGAGCTGCATAGTAACAGAGTAACAGAGTAACAGAGTAACAGAGTAACAGAGTAACAGAGTAACAGAGTAACAGAGTAACAGAGTAACAGAGTAACAGAGTAACAGAGTAACAGAGTAACACAGTAACAGAGTAACACAGTAACAGAGTAACACAGTAAcagagtaacacagtaacacagtaacacagtaacacagtaacacagtaacacagtaacacagtaacacagtaacacagtaacacagtaacacagtaacacagtaagttaggctgaaacaagacacacgtctatcaagttcaagcttttaaaaggcacatttattaagggctgAGTTGTGTTTTTGAGGAGATTTTGCAGtcaaaaatttatatattttttgtcttaaaaaaacttggatttttcggGTGTTTGTAAAATTttgtttgagattttttttcccccggcCTGGAAATTTaaatcagaaaatacaccatctaaaacctgttgaggtcatgtaggagtcgagggcagaggtcccttgaaccatttgaagatgttaatggccttcactcgaaaacttgaatcatttGAGCGATTCAACTTTTTTCCCgcagaaaactcaattaattaagCTTGCTGATTGTTTGTTTTTCCCCAATGTAGCTTTTTCTTAAATCACAAAGCATTTGAAGGAATGGAGAACATATAATACAGAGATGAGGGAAAAAGGAATTTCCCAAATTAGACACTTAATTGATGGAGACACTGGAGAGTTATTGCTTTGGGGTGTTCTTAAAGAATATTATCAATTGGAAGAAATAGATCATTTTCAACTAAAAAGAGGTACCAAATTATTGGGAAATTgatactatattttgctttttaaacatCATCTTTATGACCCACTACTTAGTTTGTTGGAGAACTCAAACTTTAATAGAATTCATCAAATATCCCAATTACTTTTGTCGCACAGAGAATACGATCCTTTGAAAAATTCTGGAGGAAAATGGtctttaattttaaagggatactgtcatgggaaattttattttttcaaaacacatcagttaatagtgctgctccagcagaattctgcactgaaatccatttctcaaaagagcaaacagatttttttattttcaattttgaaatctgacatggggctagacatattgtcaatttcccagctgcccctggtcatgtgacttgtgttctgataaacttcaatctctctttactaaaatgtaaggAATAAAATGTTGACATCTTCCTCTATATGTGGTCATGTCCTTGTATTAAGACATTTTGGGAAGAGATTCAAGAATTTATAAGAAAGGTAACtaattccaaaattaaatttGTCCCACAATTTGCACTGCTTGACCTTATAGGTTATCTTCAAGAGTCGGATTCAATTTCTGATTTTTCCATTGAAACTTTTGTTTCTTAGTTGTAGCAACACGGAAGTCAATCTTTTTAAACTGGATTACAGATGCTGTTCCAGTTTTGGAAATcgtttttcaatatatttataagaTGCAATTAGATATAAACCAGTAGATCATATGACAAGGCAACATTTTACAACAAAATGGTCTTTTTATTTAGAAACATTATAGGGaacaaaaaacaatttgtttacaaatttttgggtaaaaattggAGTTCCCAAAAGGTTACGTTACCTTTCTAgatgaaatttgaatttgttccATTCACATTCAcatcattataaatataatattttctgtTTCAGGTGTTTAtcagacataggggcacatttactaagggtcgaatatcgagggttaattaaccctcgatattcgaccatcgaagtaaaatccttcgacttagaatatcgaagttgaaggatttaccacatttacttcgatcgaacgattaaatcgttcgaagggaacgattcgaaggattttaatccatcgatcaaaaggattttcctttgatcaaaaaaagcttagaaagcttatggggaaggtccccatagagtaacattggtgctcgttaggtttaaagtggcgaagtaggtagtcaaagttttttttaaagagacagtacttcagttatcgaatggtcgaatagtcaaatgttttttagttcgaatcattccattcgaagttgtagtcaaaggtcgaagtagcctattcaatggtcgaaatacccaaaaaaaacgttgacattCTAAGTaatttatattcgaatccttcacttgagcttagtaaatgtgccccatagagttacAGTCAAACATTTTGGTAGTCATTATCTATTGCTTATTGCTAGTTATTTCTGGTTTTTACTAGAGTTGGttgatgtattttaataaattttatttaCTCTGAAATGTCTCGTCATTTGTATCATATGAATTGTTTATTGCTGGATTATCTTAagattcaataaaaagaatttgaaaagaaaagaaaccattCGAGGTGTGAGTCCATTTAAGACAGGGGTCAGCGACCTTTATTATCAAAACAGCCATTTTGCCCcgtcttccactaaagaaaaatactcTGGAGACACAAAACACAACTTTTAAACTTATAAAAGTTTTAACccttttttaattgtaactgttacaacaacagaatacaagaaacagaagtgcagtgaGTATGTGTAGGGTTACTTTGACTTATATATGTGGGATCTGTGGATAAGGTCACTGGCAATACCAATATTTCTGACCATCTTGGAGTAACGATGTAAAGGAATGGTAAAGCCTGTAATGTATGTGGGGCGTGTAAGAGTTAAAAGAAATCTGTTAGGGCCCCAATGGTATCTTCCCAAACAGATCGCCCCATGCAAAGGGTTACCCTTGATATATTGGGACCCCCTACCAGAAACCACAATGGTAACAACTACATATTAGTGATTGGTAATTAATTCTCAAAATGGGCAGAAGGTTAACCTCTCCCTGACCAGGAAGCTAAAACTGTCACAAAAATATTAGTGGAGGATTTTATTTGTCATTATGGAGTATCAAGGACCCTCCATACAGACCAGGGTAGGACTTTTGGATGGATTTGTGGAGCGGCTCACACTCCTCACTATGTTGTTCTCATTGGTGCAAGACCATCGGAGGGATTGGGGTGACCTTCTCCCATGTGTTATGATGGGAAGCCATAGCAGTGTACAGTCCTCCATAGGATATTCCACATTCATGGTGATGTTTGGGAGGGAGGTGTGAGTCCATTTAAGACAGGGGTCAGCGACCTTTACTATCAAAACAGCCATTTTGCCCGcgtcttccactaaagaaaaatactcTGGAGACACAAAACACAACTTATAAACTTATAAAAGTTTTAACccttttttaattgtaactgttacaacaacagaatacaagaaacagaagtgcagtgaGTATGTGTAGGGTGACTTTGATTTATATATGTGGGATCTGTGGATAAGGTCACTGGCAATACCAATATTTCTGACCATCTTGGAGTAACGATGTAAAGGAATGGTAAAGCCTGTATGCGGGGCGTGGAAGAGTTAAAAGAAAACAGATCGCCCCATGCAAAGGGTTACCCTTGATATATTGGGACCCCCTACCAGAAACCACAATGGTAACAAGTACATATTAGTGATTGGTAATTAATTCTCAAAATGGGCAGAAAGTTAACCTCTCCCTGACCAGGAAGCTAAAACTGTCACAAAAACAAGTCAAGGAATCAAGGACCCTCCATACAGACCAGGGTAGGACTTTTGGATGGATTTGTGGAGCGGTTCAAGCTCACACTCCTCACTATGTTGTTCTCATTGGTGCAAGACCATCGGAGGGATTGGGGTGACCCCATGTGTTATGATGGGAAGCCATAGCAGTGTACAGTCCTCCATAGGATATTCCACATTCATGGTGATGTTTGGGAGGGAGGTGTGTTGCTTGGAGACCTTGTTTAATGGTGGGATGGAgataaaagatttttaaataaaacaactatgTAAGTGGAGTCGCAGACAAGTTGGCAGGTATCAGAAATATGGTTAAATATCACCAGGCCATTGGGAAACAGAACAAGTACTTTAACTTAAAAATAACTTCCCAGGTATAtgaaccagaagaaaaagaatgggCAAGAGATTGAACCAGGCCAACCGGTGTTTCTCCTAAACTTTGACCAAAGTATAAAGGTCCATATGAAATTGTCCAGAAACTCTCTGATGTATTGTACAGAGAATGTGATACAGAGGGAAAACACAGTTCTCTTCAGCATTTTGCAGCTTGAAACCGTTTCTCGGTCTTTGGACTCAGTTGGCTGAACAGCCTCCCACTCAAAACCTGACGAACCACCAGTGGTCACATCTCAAATCCCATTGTCTGATGAAGATTCCAACCCTTCCAACTTAGATGACCTACACTTGACTGATGTTGAAGGGTCTGAAGGGTCCAATTGTGAAACTGATGAGGAACCATTGTCACCTCAATGCCTGATGTCACTTTATATCCTGGGCCTCAGAACTTCACAGATCCTCCTGCCTTACTACCCAGGCCCCAGAGACAAAGAAAGGCCCCCGTGTGACCATTGTGTTCAGTTATCCAGGACACATCTTCTTAAAGGAGAGGGCAGTGTAATATTCTGTTacaactcaccctggtagtctagtggttgGACAGCAGGGGCACCTATCTTCTGCGCCGCAGGCTCCATTACCCTAGGGCGCGCGCTCGTGCCTCCTTGTgacttaaaggcgcaggcacgctggcgtaaTTTAAAAGGTACTTAAAGAGATAATTTCTTTTtacacactgcccgttataggagtttgttcctggtgctatttgagctttgcGCTATTCTGTTTTGAGCCtgttgattcctgttgtgacccctgcctggcttttgactattctgacctctggatcctgacctttgcctgattaccgactacctcttctgctaaatcccttctgattgatcacccggttttgaccgttacctgcctgactttgcttattctctgcctgccccgacccggcctgtcctgactatgattctgtcttacaccttgtaccacaaccttctgcccaaagactttgctttacagttgtgccccttcacttgtttagaacccctcgccttgcacctctcgttataagacctggcggcatctgagtagctgagggctcccccCGAAGCCAAAggaggctgctacaggcagaagcacaagccaagaccagggtgcttggtattggttctagattcagggtgccaactgTTACATAAGCAGACAAATGGGGATGATACAAAGGTCTGATGGCTGTTTTGGGCAATCGGGAAACAGCAAGGCTGATGCCATGTGACTGTGTGAGGAATGCTGGGAAAGAGAAGACAAGAGAGGAAAGCAAGGAGAGAGCAGACACAGATCTGACATCAGCAGGAGACAGAGATCCCCTGGGAGGTAAAGTTGGTAAAGTGCAGGAGAAGCTGCAGCAACTGCCAGTTCCACTTAGTGTCTCAGTGAGTGTCAGTCAGGGAAGGACTTTACTCTTCATTTAGGCCCCTCAGGTTCCTGTTCCAATAGGCCTCACTGTCGCTGTTGTAGATCTGGGGCCAGTAATGGACTCAGGGAATTGTTCCATAAGAAGCAGAAGGTTCATTAATCAGGTCTCTTCTCTGATCAGAGTAGGTTACACCCCAGGTTCCAGAGCCCGTTAGGATCAGTCACCCCGGTTTAGTTACTGGCCCAGTTCTACCCAAAGTAGAGCCAGGACTGACTACTGGACACTGAACTCTATGGGAATACCGTACGGATAAACATGAACGGATTCCACATGTCCTGGGATTCATAGAGACAACACCAGGGTTACAGATAAGTGACATCAATGTAAAGTGTCACCAGCAGCCTGAACTGTCACTTATATGTTCTGCACCACAGGGGTTAATAAATGGTTAATAACTGTATTACTTTGTTCTTTACTGATattctttgtatttgtttgttcttGGTTCTGATTTACATGTTCTAGTAAAACAGAGACTTCCATATTCActctctttataaatacacaagtgTGTCGTGTTTACTTTGTACCCGGCTGTTAACCCACACCTTGCCAGGCTACCCAGAAGGAAACAGGTCATTTGTTACAATACTGTATTCAACAGCACATTGGCAAGGAATGGGTGACTTTGTTCCGCTCTCTGCTCTGcagagagtctgtgactcaagcagtgggtgggactaaaacactgatggaAGTTTACTGGAGGAGGATcagagagtctgtgactcaagcagtgggtgggattataaaacaatatatttatcctttgcTGCTTAATTGAAATTCATTATTTTGAGCTCTTCCATCACTCACCACTTTTACTATGTCCTTGTCTCTCCTGTTGACTCAACTTCCCATCTGCCTGCTCTCCTCTTTTTAATATCCATGCAAATATGGACAATAaacacattaaccccagacatgccagtaagatccctGTAAATATGGACAATAACCACATTAActtcagacatgccagtaagttCCCTGCAAATATGGACAATAaacacattaaccccagacatgccagtaagatccctGTAAATATGGACAATAACCACATTAActtcagacatgccagtaagatccctGCAAATATGGACAATAAACACATTAACccaagacatgccagtaagatctcTGCAAATATGGACAATAaacacattaaccccagacatgccagtaagatccctGCAAATATGGACAATAaacacattaaccccagacatgccattaAGATCCCTGCAAATATGGACAATAaacacattaaccccagacatgccagtaagatccctGCAAATATGGACAATAaccacattaaccccagacatgccagtaagatccctGTAAATATGGACAATAaccacattaaccccagacatgccagtaagatccctGCAAATATGGACAATAaacacattaaccccagacatgccagtaagatctcTGCAAATATGGACAATAaacacattaaccccagacatgccagtaagatccctGCAAATATGGACAATAAACACATTAacccccagacatgccagtgagATCCCTGCAAATATGGACAATAaacacattaaccccagacatgccagtaagatccctGTAAATATGGACAATaaacatattaaccccagacatgccagtaagatacCTGCAAATATGGACAATAaacacattaaccccagacatgccagtaagatctcTGCAAATATTGACAATAaacacattaaccccagacatgccagtaagatccctGCAAATATGGACAATAaacacattaaccccag
Proteins encoded in this region:
- the LOC108707794 gene encoding butyrophilin-like protein 2 isoform X3, yielding MWPQSLCCFAFLSSLFSETHAAVIVETPLYGTVQLPCKFPFVTEFQDSIVTWVKVSDRDNDVAPQVVHSFQRGQDITEDQDPSYKGRTSISPEMSKGKMDLTLTDVTFDDEGSYYCQAANRLSREFKEIQLSITSLGAEDPSVTTDGENRLKCMSEGLYKDPQVQWQDRDGNDFSSYGKLNVTDLGDGRKKVESVLEYPYETNKQYFCHVKEGRLRRSARAVVSDGKEPVFIKDDP
- the LOC108707794 gene encoding butyrophilin-like protein 2 isoform X4, yielding MWPQSLCCFAFLSSLFSETHAVIVETPLYGTVQLPCKFPFVTEFQDSIVTWVKVSDRDNDVAPQVVHSFQRGQDITEDQDPSYKGRTSISPEMSKGKMDLTLTDVTFDDEGSYYCQAANRLSREFKEIQLSITSLGAEDPSVTTDGENRLKCMSEGLYKDPQVQWQDRDGNDFSSYGKLNVTDLGDGRKKVESVLEYPYETNKQYFCHVKEGRLRRSARAVVSDGKEPVFIKDDP
- the LOC108707794 gene encoding butyrophilin-like protein 2 isoform X1, producing the protein MKRKLLSVTRLLSEGESERFLLNSIATDSHNLLIRQLIMWPQSLCCFAFLSSLFSETHAAVIVETPLYGTVQLPCKFPFVTEFQDSIVTWVKVSDRDNDVAPQVVHSFQRGQDITEDQDPSYKGRTSISPEMSKGKMDLTLTDVTFDDEGSYYCQAANRLSREFKEIQLSITSLGAEDPSVTTDGENRLKCMSEGLYKDPQVQWQDRDGNDFSSYGKLNVTDLGDGRKKVESVLEYPYETNKQYFCHVKEGRLRRSARAVVSDGKEPVFIKDDP
- the LOC108707794 gene encoding butyrophilin-like protein 2 isoform X2, producing MKRKLLSVTRLLSEGESERFLLNSIATDSHNLLIRQLIMWPQSLCCFAFLSSLFSETHAVIVETPLYGTVQLPCKFPFVTEFQDSIVTWVKVSDRDNDVAPQVVHSFQRGQDITEDQDPSYKGRTSISPEMSKGKMDLTLTDVTFDDEGSYYCQAANRLSREFKEIQLSITSLGAEDPSVTTDGENRLKCMSEGLYKDPQVQWQDRDGNDFSSYGKLNVTDLGDGRKKVESVLEYPYETNKQYFCHVKEGRLRRSARAVVSDGKEPVFIKDDP